In Malus sylvestris chromosome 15, drMalSylv7.2, whole genome shotgun sequence, a single genomic region encodes these proteins:
- the LOC126601991 gene encoding ethylene-responsive transcription factor WIN1-like: MVQSKKYRGVRQRHWGSWVSEIRHPILKRRVWLGTFGTAEEAARAYDEAAVLMSGRNAKTNFPTSITTQSKSTRATVGSSDHPKTSSGDLDSPSGPKGLSEILHAKLRKCSKIPSPSMTCLRLDNESSHIGVWQKRAGQRSDNSNWVMTIQLGKKKNNSNVDTNNADDHSVVPSQLMSNSDQSASIATSSERAPELMAEIDKEEKIALQMIEELLNRNCLSPDLSFGIHQGEEKI; encoded by the exons atggTGCAATCAAAGAAGTACAGAGGCGTCAGGCAGCGTCACTGGGGCTCTTGGGTCTCAGAAATCCGCCACCCAATACT GAAGAGAAGGGTGTGGCTAGGCACATTTGGGACAGCCGAAGAAGCAGCCCGAGCATACGACGAAGCTGCCGTTCTGATGAGCGGACGAAATGCCAAGACCAATTTCCCAACATCTATTACAACTCAGAGTAAGAGTACTCGTGCCACAGTAGGATCATCCGATCACCCAAAAACTAGTAGTGGTGACTTGGATTCACCATCCGGACCGAAGGGTTTGTCGGAAATATTGCATGCCAAGCTAAGGAAATGCAGCAAGATACCGTCCCCATCCATGACCTGCTTGAGGCTCGACAATGAGAGCTCTCACATTGGAGTGTGGCAAAAGCGGGCAGGTCAACGCTCTGATAACTCCAATTGGGTCATGACTATTCAGCTTGGCAAGAAGAAGAATAATAGTAATGTTGATACTAATAATGCTGATGATCACAGTGTTGTACCATCACAGCTAATGTCGAATTCAGATCAGTCGGCTTCGATTGCAACATCATCAGAGAGGGCGCCCGAACTCATGGCGGAGATTGATAAAGAAGAGAAAATTGCGTTGCAGATGATAGAAGAGCTGCTTAACAGAAATTGCCTAAGTCCTGATTTATCATTTGGCATTCATCAAGGGGAGGAAAAAATTTAG
- the LOC126602677 gene encoding uncharacterized protein LOC126602677, producing MDHFEDEQADEPQFKEEEVEGTTQRGRGPSIPNWKEQVCCFDASGKCISDNSSAFSKHVAVEIRDSRHMPLVSDWRQIKEDRREGFWIRIKETIIFQEEDMAKIPMIRHMTLHIAKHAHKEYRNNLKKKTLYW from the exons ATGGATCATTTTGAAGATGAACAAGCTGACGAACCCCAATTCAAAGAGGAAGAAGTCGAAG GAACAACTCAACGAGGACGGGGACCCTCGATTCCTAACTGGAAGGAACAAGTTTGTTGTTTTGATGCATCGGGAAAATGCATTAGTGATAATTCTAGTGCATTTTCAAAACATGTAGCGGTAGAGATAAGAGATTCTAGACATATGCCGTTGGTGAGTGATTGGCGTCAAATCAAGGAAGATCGCAGAGAAGGTTTTTGGATTAGAATAAAg GAAACTATTATTTTTCAAGAAGAGGATATGGCGAAAATTCCAATGATCCGGCACATGACACTTCATATTGCGAAGCATGCGCATAAGGAGTATagaaataatttgaaaaaaaaaacattatactGGTAA